From one Eucalyptus grandis isolate ANBG69807.140 chromosome 9, ASM1654582v1, whole genome shotgun sequence genomic stretch:
- the LOC104418726 gene encoding ferric reduction oxidase 6 isoform X2 — MANAQHSADEPLLPSLADGENEKPCRSTFAAFFRLVLGVAMWLVFGFWVVVMLISPLDSAGNMYLENWTKVASGSIYGITGSIFLVFSGPVLLIAFLAIVSLNIAGEKELQWYESRKRPRFRLRTFPVLVSGPLGVVSAAEFVGICLFVLFALWVVCAYATDILDHLWEGLQAPSDGKWLEILERSGLHLGSIVMYCLAFLFLPITRGSVLLRIIDIPFEQATRYHIWLGHLTMCFITLHGLCYIIIWVMQGVLLDKIVEWTDDGISNLPGVITISAGLLMWVTSMPPVRKKQFELFFYTHQLYVVFVLFLALHVGDFIFSIAAGGIFLFVIDRFLRFCQSRRTVDVISVTCLPCGTVELVFSKPANLRYNALSFIFLQIRELSWLQWHPFSVSSSPSAGDNRISVLVKAVGEWTDKLKSNVSHMYGAEGERALPNQSCSKIKASIEGPYGHELPYHLTYENLILVAGGSGIAPFLAILGDMLHLKKQGKPCLPKNVIVIWAIKKSDELHLLSTADMDLICPNLSDRLNLEVCVYVTRESDPPLEEGNNSEGFTCSVSSLLRGRGMSVLVGTGNSIWSGLYIISSVIGFTVLMALLDIFYINPFNIVTWWYRGLLFVVCMLASVILFGGPVIYFWHRWEKTVLAAEEAEDAEKDNRPQQSESVHTNIMQDNFAPEYRSVSRSIHYGARPNFEEIFKSVSERWGNVDIGVIVCGPMTLQSSVAKQCRSQNLRRGSLGPVFHFNSHSFDL, encoded by the exons ATGGCCAATGCACAGCACTCTGCTGATGAACCTCTGCTGCCAAGCCTTGCCGATGGTGAGAACGAGAAGCCATGTCGTTCCACCTTTGCCGCATTCTTCAGACTGGTTCTCGGCGTCGCAATGTGGCTTGTCTTTGGCTTCTGGGTCGTGGTTATGCTCATATCCCCCTTGGACTCTGCCGGGAATATGTACCTCGAGAATTGGACTAAAGTAGCCAGCGGAAGCATTTACGGGATCACAG GGAGCATATTCTTGGTGTTCAGCGGTCCGGTTCTCCTCATCGCATTTCTTGCCATAGTAAGTCTCAACATTGCCGGAGAGAAGGAGCTCCAATG GTATGAGTCTAGAAAACGACCAAGGTTCCGGTTGCGGACATTTCCCGTCCTGGTCAGTGGACCACTCGGAGTAGTCTCGGCAGCTGAGTTCGTTGGGATTTGCCtctttgttttgtttgctttgtgGGTTGTGTGCGCTTACGCCACAGACATTCTCGACCATTTATGGGAGGGGCTCCAAGCACCTTCCGACGGTAAATG GTTGGAGATCTTGGAACGTTCAGGACTCCACCTTGGTTCCATCGTGATGTACTGCTTGGCGTTTCTCTTCCTCCCAATCACTAGGGGATCTGTTCTTCTTCGTATCATAGACATCCCCTTTGAGCAAGCAACCCGGTATCATATCTGGCTCGGACATCTCACAATGTGCTTTATCACTCTCCACGGGCTATGCTACATAATTATATGGGTGATGCAAGGTGTTCTGCTAGATAAA ATAGTAGAGTGGACGGATGATGGTATTTCCAATCTACCCGGTGTCATCACTATTTCGGCTGGTCTGCTGATGTGGGTGACATCAATGCCTCCAGTGAGGAAGAAGCAGTTCGAATTATTCTTCTACACACACCAACTCTATGTTGTCTTTGTACTCTTTTTGGCTTTGCACGTTGGAGATTTCATATTTAGTATAGCTGCTGGAGGAATTTTCCTTTTCGTGATCGACCGGTTTCTGAGATTCTGCCAATCACGAAGGACTGTGGACGTAATTTCTGTGACGTGCCTCCCTTGTGGAACTGTAGAGTTGGTTTTCTCAAAGCCAGCAA ATCTGAGGTACAATGCACTGAGCTTCATCTTCCTTCAGATCAGGGAATTGTCCTGGCTTCAATGGCATCCTTTCAGTGTTTCTTCTAGTCCTTCGGCAGGGGATAATCGTATCTCCGTTCTCGTGAAGGCCGTAGGGGAATGGACAGACAAATTGAAGAGCAATGTATCCCATATGTACGGTGCAGAAGGAGAAAGAGCGCTGCCCAACCAATCTTGTTCCAAAATAAAGGCCTCTATAGAAGGCCCTTACGGGCACGAATTACCTTACCATCTGAC ATATGAAAACCTCATTCTAGTAGCCGGTGGCAGTGGGATCGCCCCCTTTTTGGCCATCTTGGGTGACATGCTCCATCTCAAAAAGCAAGGGAAACCATGCTTACCAAAGAATGTCATTGTCATTTGGGCCATCAAAAAGTCCGATGAGCTTCATCTACTTTCCACTGCGGATATGGACTTGATCTGCCCTAACCTTTCAGATAGACTTAATCTTGAAGTTTGTGTTTATGTCACTCGGGAATCAGATCCTCCATTG GAGGAAGGTAACAACAGCGAGGGCTTTACCTGTTCCGTGTCTTCTCTATTAAGGGGAAGAGGCATGTCCGTTCTAGTTGGGACGGGAAACAGTATTTGGTCTGGACTTTATATCATCTCATCCGTGATCGGGTTTACTGTATTGATGGCCCTGCTGGACATCTTCTACATAAATCCTTTTAACATAGTCACATGGTGGTACAGAGGCCTCCTGTTTGTAGTGTGCATGCTTGCCAGTGTAATCCTATTTGGAGGCCCTGTCATCTATTTCTGGCATCGCTGGGAAAAAACAGTTCTTGCTGCAGAGGAAGCTGAGGATGCTGAGAAGGACAACAGGCCGCAGCAGAGTGAGAGTGTCCACACAAACATAATGCAGGACAACTTCGCCCCAGAATATCGCTCTGTTTCAAGGAGTATACATTACGGAGCTAGACCGAACTTTGAAG AAATCTTTAAATCAGTGTCCGAGCGCTGGGGCAATGTTGATATTGGCGTGATCGTGTGCGGTCCTATGACTCTTCAGTCGAGTGTTGCCAAACAATGCAGGTCGCAGAACTTGAGGAGGGGGTCGCTTGGCCCAGTCTTCCATTTCAACAGCCATAGTTTTGATCTGTAG
- the LOC104418726 gene encoding ferric reduction oxidase 7, chloroplastic isoform X3 yields MANAQHSADEPLLPSLADGENEKPCRSTFAAFFRLVLGVAMWLVFGFWVVVMLISPLDSAGNMYLENWTKVASGSIYGITGSIFLVFSGPVLLIAFLAIVSLNIAGEKELQWLEILERSGLHLGSIVMYCLAFLFLPITRGSVLLRIIDIPFEQATRYHIWLGHLTMCFITLHGLCYIIIWVMQGVLLDKIVEWTDDGISNLPGVITISAGLLMWVTSMPPVRKKQFELFFYTHQLYVVFVLFLALHVGDFIFSIAAGGIFLFVIDRFLRFCQSRRTVDVISVTCLPCGTVELVFSKPASTDNSDLRYNALSFIFLQIRELSWLQWHPFSVSSSPSAGDNRISVLVKAVGEWTDKLKSNVSHMYGAEGERALPNQSCSKIKASIEGPYGHELPYHLTYENLILVAGGSGIAPFLAILGDMLHLKKQGKPCLPKNVIVIWAIKKSDELHLLSTADMDLICPNLSDRLNLEVCVYVTRESDPPLEEGNNSEGFTCSVSSLLRGRGMSVLVGTGNSIWSGLYIISSVIGFTVLMALLDIFYINPFNIVTWWYRGLLFVVCMLASVILFGGPVIYFWHRWEKTVLAAEEAEDAEKDNRPQQSESVHTNIMQDNFAPEYRSVSRSIHYGARPNFEEIFKSVSERWGNVDIGVIVCGPMTLQSSVAKQCRSQNLRRGSLGPVFHFNSHSFDL; encoded by the exons ATGGCCAATGCACAGCACTCTGCTGATGAACCTCTGCTGCCAAGCCTTGCCGATGGTGAGAACGAGAAGCCATGTCGTTCCACCTTTGCCGCATTCTTCAGACTGGTTCTCGGCGTCGCAATGTGGCTTGTCTTTGGCTTCTGGGTCGTGGTTATGCTCATATCCCCCTTGGACTCTGCCGGGAATATGTACCTCGAGAATTGGACTAAAGTAGCCAGCGGAAGCATTTACGGGATCACAG GGAGCATATTCTTGGTGTTCAGCGGTCCGGTTCTCCTCATCGCATTTCTTGCCATAGTAAGTCTCAACATTGCCGGAGAGAAGGAGCTCCAATG GTTGGAGATCTTGGAACGTTCAGGACTCCACCTTGGTTCCATCGTGATGTACTGCTTGGCGTTTCTCTTCCTCCCAATCACTAGGGGATCTGTTCTTCTTCGTATCATAGACATCCCCTTTGAGCAAGCAACCCGGTATCATATCTGGCTCGGACATCTCACAATGTGCTTTATCACTCTCCACGGGCTATGCTACATAATTATATGGGTGATGCAAGGTGTTCTGCTAGATAAA ATAGTAGAGTGGACGGATGATGGTATTTCCAATCTACCCGGTGTCATCACTATTTCGGCTGGTCTGCTGATGTGGGTGACATCAATGCCTCCAGTGAGGAAGAAGCAGTTCGAATTATTCTTCTACACACACCAACTCTATGTTGTCTTTGTACTCTTTTTGGCTTTGCACGTTGGAGATTTCATATTTAGTATAGCTGCTGGAGGAATTTTCCTTTTCGTGATCGACCGGTTTCTGAGATTCTGCCAATCACGAAGGACTGTGGACGTAATTTCTGTGACGTGCCTCCCTTGTGGAACTGTAGAGTTGGTTTTCTCAAAGCCAGCAAGTACTGATAATtctg ATCTGAGGTACAATGCACTGAGCTTCATCTTCCTTCAGATCAGGGAATTGTCCTGGCTTCAATGGCATCCTTTCAGTGTTTCTTCTAGTCCTTCGGCAGGGGATAATCGTATCTCCGTTCTCGTGAAGGCCGTAGGGGAATGGACAGACAAATTGAAGAGCAATGTATCCCATATGTACGGTGCAGAAGGAGAAAGAGCGCTGCCCAACCAATCTTGTTCCAAAATAAAGGCCTCTATAGAAGGCCCTTACGGGCACGAATTACCTTACCATCTGAC ATATGAAAACCTCATTCTAGTAGCCGGTGGCAGTGGGATCGCCCCCTTTTTGGCCATCTTGGGTGACATGCTCCATCTCAAAAAGCAAGGGAAACCATGCTTACCAAAGAATGTCATTGTCATTTGGGCCATCAAAAAGTCCGATGAGCTTCATCTACTTTCCACTGCGGATATGGACTTGATCTGCCCTAACCTTTCAGATAGACTTAATCTTGAAGTTTGTGTTTATGTCACTCGGGAATCAGATCCTCCATTG GAGGAAGGTAACAACAGCGAGGGCTTTACCTGTTCCGTGTCTTCTCTATTAAGGGGAAGAGGCATGTCCGTTCTAGTTGGGACGGGAAACAGTATTTGGTCTGGACTTTATATCATCTCATCCGTGATCGGGTTTACTGTATTGATGGCCCTGCTGGACATCTTCTACATAAATCCTTTTAACATAGTCACATGGTGGTACAGAGGCCTCCTGTTTGTAGTGTGCATGCTTGCCAGTGTAATCCTATTTGGAGGCCCTGTCATCTATTTCTGGCATCGCTGGGAAAAAACAGTTCTTGCTGCAGAGGAAGCTGAGGATGCTGAGAAGGACAACAGGCCGCAGCAGAGTGAGAGTGTCCACACAAACATAATGCAGGACAACTTCGCCCCAGAATATCGCTCTGTTTCAAGGAGTATACATTACGGAGCTAGACCGAACTTTGAAG AAATCTTTAAATCAGTGTCCGAGCGCTGGGGCAATGTTGATATTGGCGTGATCGTGTGCGGTCCTATGACTCTTCAGTCGAGTGTTGCCAAACAATGCAGGTCGCAGAACTTGAGGAGGGGGTCGCTTGGCCCAGTCTTCCATTTCAACAGCCATAGTTTTGATCTGTAG
- the LOC104418726 gene encoding ferric reduction oxidase 6 isoform X1 yields the protein MANAQHSADEPLLPSLADGENEKPCRSTFAAFFRLVLGVAMWLVFGFWVVVMLISPLDSAGNMYLENWTKVASGSIYGITGSIFLVFSGPVLLIAFLAIVSLNIAGEKELQWYESRKRPRFRLRTFPVLVSGPLGVVSAAEFVGICLFVLFALWVVCAYATDILDHLWEGLQAPSDGKWLEILERSGLHLGSIVMYCLAFLFLPITRGSVLLRIIDIPFEQATRYHIWLGHLTMCFITLHGLCYIIIWVMQGVLLDKIVEWTDDGISNLPGVITISAGLLMWVTSMPPVRKKQFELFFYTHQLYVVFVLFLALHVGDFIFSIAAGGIFLFVIDRFLRFCQSRRTVDVISVTCLPCGTVELVFSKPASTDNSDLRYNALSFIFLQIRELSWLQWHPFSVSSSPSAGDNRISVLVKAVGEWTDKLKSNVSHMYGAEGERALPNQSCSKIKASIEGPYGHELPYHLTYENLILVAGGSGIAPFLAILGDMLHLKKQGKPCLPKNVIVIWAIKKSDELHLLSTADMDLICPNLSDRLNLEVCVYVTRESDPPLEEGNNSEGFTCSVSSLLRGRGMSVLVGTGNSIWSGLYIISSVIGFTVLMALLDIFYINPFNIVTWWYRGLLFVVCMLASVILFGGPVIYFWHRWEKTVLAAEEAEDAEKDNRPQQSESVHTNIMQDNFAPEYRSVSRSIHYGARPNFEEIFKSVSERWGNVDIGVIVCGPMTLQSSVAKQCRSQNLRRGSLGPVFHFNSHSFDL from the exons ATGGCCAATGCACAGCACTCTGCTGATGAACCTCTGCTGCCAAGCCTTGCCGATGGTGAGAACGAGAAGCCATGTCGTTCCACCTTTGCCGCATTCTTCAGACTGGTTCTCGGCGTCGCAATGTGGCTTGTCTTTGGCTTCTGGGTCGTGGTTATGCTCATATCCCCCTTGGACTCTGCCGGGAATATGTACCTCGAGAATTGGACTAAAGTAGCCAGCGGAAGCATTTACGGGATCACAG GGAGCATATTCTTGGTGTTCAGCGGTCCGGTTCTCCTCATCGCATTTCTTGCCATAGTAAGTCTCAACATTGCCGGAGAGAAGGAGCTCCAATG GTATGAGTCTAGAAAACGACCAAGGTTCCGGTTGCGGACATTTCCCGTCCTGGTCAGTGGACCACTCGGAGTAGTCTCGGCAGCTGAGTTCGTTGGGATTTGCCtctttgttttgtttgctttgtgGGTTGTGTGCGCTTACGCCACAGACATTCTCGACCATTTATGGGAGGGGCTCCAAGCACCTTCCGACGGTAAATG GTTGGAGATCTTGGAACGTTCAGGACTCCACCTTGGTTCCATCGTGATGTACTGCTTGGCGTTTCTCTTCCTCCCAATCACTAGGGGATCTGTTCTTCTTCGTATCATAGACATCCCCTTTGAGCAAGCAACCCGGTATCATATCTGGCTCGGACATCTCACAATGTGCTTTATCACTCTCCACGGGCTATGCTACATAATTATATGGGTGATGCAAGGTGTTCTGCTAGATAAA ATAGTAGAGTGGACGGATGATGGTATTTCCAATCTACCCGGTGTCATCACTATTTCGGCTGGTCTGCTGATGTGGGTGACATCAATGCCTCCAGTGAGGAAGAAGCAGTTCGAATTATTCTTCTACACACACCAACTCTATGTTGTCTTTGTACTCTTTTTGGCTTTGCACGTTGGAGATTTCATATTTAGTATAGCTGCTGGAGGAATTTTCCTTTTCGTGATCGACCGGTTTCTGAGATTCTGCCAATCACGAAGGACTGTGGACGTAATTTCTGTGACGTGCCTCCCTTGTGGAACTGTAGAGTTGGTTTTCTCAAAGCCAGCAAGTACTGATAATtctg ATCTGAGGTACAATGCACTGAGCTTCATCTTCCTTCAGATCAGGGAATTGTCCTGGCTTCAATGGCATCCTTTCAGTGTTTCTTCTAGTCCTTCGGCAGGGGATAATCGTATCTCCGTTCTCGTGAAGGCCGTAGGGGAATGGACAGACAAATTGAAGAGCAATGTATCCCATATGTACGGTGCAGAAGGAGAAAGAGCGCTGCCCAACCAATCTTGTTCCAAAATAAAGGCCTCTATAGAAGGCCCTTACGGGCACGAATTACCTTACCATCTGAC ATATGAAAACCTCATTCTAGTAGCCGGTGGCAGTGGGATCGCCCCCTTTTTGGCCATCTTGGGTGACATGCTCCATCTCAAAAAGCAAGGGAAACCATGCTTACCAAAGAATGTCATTGTCATTTGGGCCATCAAAAAGTCCGATGAGCTTCATCTACTTTCCACTGCGGATATGGACTTGATCTGCCCTAACCTTTCAGATAGACTTAATCTTGAAGTTTGTGTTTATGTCACTCGGGAATCAGATCCTCCATTG GAGGAAGGTAACAACAGCGAGGGCTTTACCTGTTCCGTGTCTTCTCTATTAAGGGGAAGAGGCATGTCCGTTCTAGTTGGGACGGGAAACAGTATTTGGTCTGGACTTTATATCATCTCATCCGTGATCGGGTTTACTGTATTGATGGCCCTGCTGGACATCTTCTACATAAATCCTTTTAACATAGTCACATGGTGGTACAGAGGCCTCCTGTTTGTAGTGTGCATGCTTGCCAGTGTAATCCTATTTGGAGGCCCTGTCATCTATTTCTGGCATCGCTGGGAAAAAACAGTTCTTGCTGCAGAGGAAGCTGAGGATGCTGAGAAGGACAACAGGCCGCAGCAGAGTGAGAGTGTCCACACAAACATAATGCAGGACAACTTCGCCCCAGAATATCGCTCTGTTTCAAGGAGTATACATTACGGAGCTAGACCGAACTTTGAAG AAATCTTTAAATCAGTGTCCGAGCGCTGGGGCAATGTTGATATTGGCGTGATCGTGTGCGGTCCTATGACTCTTCAGTCGAGTGTTGCCAAACAATGCAGGTCGCAGAACTTGAGGAGGGGGTCGCTTGGCCCAGTCTTCCATTTCAACAGCCATAGTTTTGATCTGTAG